CAAGCAACTCCTCGGCCTGGAGCGGGAGATGCTGGGCCTCTACGTCTCCAGCCACCCGCTGGACGGCGCCGAGCACATCCTCGCCAAGAACCGCGACATCTCCATCGTCGAACTCCTCGGCTCCGGCCGCACCGAGGGCGAGGTCCGGCTCTCCGGCCTGATCACCGGCGTCGACCGGCGCATCAACAAGGCCGGCAACGCCTGGGCCATCATCACCCTGGCCGACCGCGACGGCTCCATCGAGGTGCTGTTCTTCCCCGCCGCCTACCAGCTGATGTCCGCCCAGATGGTCGAGGACAACGTCATCGCCGTCCGCGGCCGCCTCAACGAGCGCGACGGCTCGCTCAGCATCTTCGGCCAGGAGATCACCACCCTCGACATCTCCTCCGCCGAACTCGGCACCAAGCCGCCGGTCCAGATCACCGCACCCGTCGGCCGCCTCACCCCCGACGTGGTCGCCGAGCTCAGGGCCACCCTGCAGGCCCACCCCGGCGACGTGCCGGTGCGGCTGCTCACCACCGGCTGGGACAAGAACACCCTCTACGAGCTCGGCTTCACCGTGAACCCCGACAACGGCCTCGCCTCCGACATCAAGACCTTCCTCGGCCCGCACTGCTGGCAGGGCACCGTGTAGCGGCCACCGCCCGCACCGCGAAGGAGACTATGCCGTGCTCGGCCAGCGTTCGCCCGCCCGCTTGACGATCCGGTCGCCGACCGCGAACCGGCTGCAGACCCGCCCGGGCAGGGTGAGGGAGATGACCTCGCCGTCGTCCGTGCGGACGTCCAGCCGGTGGTCGGTCCGCATCCCGGTGGTCAGCGTGACCTGCTCGGAGTAGCGGCGGACCACCTCTCCCTCGAAGGTCTGCCCGATCGCCGTGGCAGCGGACTCGGACGTCGTGGCGATCGCGATCACGGCCAGCAGGAGCACCACCCCGACCACCAGCATGAGCACCGACACGGGAACCCCACTCCCTCCGACAGGCGGACATCACAGCGGCTCACCGGCCGGGGCCGTGACCCGGGTCAGATCCAGTGTGCGAGCGCCGACCGACCGGGCGAAAGGCCCGTTGCTCGACTGATACTGCGTCAGGACCGGTTCGCCACAGTCCCGTTCGGGTCAGGCGTGGAGTTCGCCGTCGACGACGGTGACGGCGTGGCCGGTGAGCAGGGTGCGGGGGCCGCGCAGCCGGGTGCGGACCAGGCCGGTGCGGGCGCCGCCCTGGAGGCCGGTGAGGTCCTCGCGGCCGAAGCGGGCGGACCAGTGGGGGGCGAGTGCGGTGTGGGCGCTGCCGGTGACGGGGTCCTCGTCGATGCCGATGGCGGGGAAGAAGCAGCGCGAGACGAACTGGTAGGCGCCGTCCGGGTCGTCGGCGGCGGCGGTCGCGATGATGCCGCGGGCGGAGAGCGGCGCGGCGGCCAGTGCGGCGAGGTCCGGGGCGAGCTCGCGCACCGTCGTCTCGTCGGCCAGTTCGACGAGCAGGTCGCCGATGGCGGCGGCGGTGTCGTGGACGGCGACGGGTTCCGCGCCCAGCGCCCCGGCCAGGCCCTCGGGGGTCGGGGCGGGCGTCAGCGGCGAGGTGGGGAAGTCCAGGGTGATGGCGCCGTCGGGTTCGGGGGTGGCGGTCAGCACTCCGCAGCGGGCGGTGAAGCGGACGGTGCCGGTGGCGGCCCCGGTGCGGTGCAGGACGTGCGCGGTGGCCAGCGTGGCGTGGCCGCACATGTCGACCTCGGTGGCAGGGGTGAACCAGCGCAGCGCCCAGTCGGCCTCGCCGCCGGGCGGCAGCGGGTGGGCGAAGGCGGTCTCGGAGAGGTTGACCTCGGCGGCCACCCGCTGCAGCCAGTCGTCGGCCGGGAAGGACTCGGAGTCGAACAGCACCACCCCGGCCGGGTTCCCGGAGAACGGGCGGTCGGTGAACGCGTCGACGATTCGGATGCGCATGCGCCGGACCGTACCGGACGTCCACCGCCGCGGTCCAAGGCCAATTCCGCACCGGTGGACCGGTCACCGCCCGGGAGCGGCCCGTTCGGGGTAGTACCGCGGTACCACCCCCGGGCGAATGATCGTCCCCGGGTGCCGCCGTCCGCGGGCCGGGCGCGCCTAGCGTGGTGGGTGAGGCGGTCGGGACGGCCCGGCCGACGACACGCATGGGACGACCGATGATCGAAGCGCAGCAGCTGACGAAGCGTTACGGCGAGAAGACGGCGGTGGACGGGCTCGACTTCACCGTCAAGCCGGGCACCGTCACCGGGTTCCTCGGGCCGAACGGCGCGGGGAAGTCGACCACCATGCGGATGGTCGTCGGTCTGGACGCGCCGACCAGCGGATCGGTCCGGGTCAACGGCCGCCGCTACGCCGAGCACGCCGCCCCGCTGCAGGAGGTCGGCGCGCTGCTGGAGGCGAAGTCGATCCACCCGGGCCGGTCCGCGTTCAACCACCTGATGGCGCTGGCCCACACGCACGGCATTCCGCGGGCCCGGGTCGACGAGGTGATCGAGCTGACGGGCCTTCAGGCGGTGGCCGGCAAGCGGGCGGGCGCGTTCTCGCTCGGCATGGGCCAGCGGCTGGGCATCGCCGCGGCGCTGCTCGGCGACCCGGCCACGGTGATGCTCGACGAGCCGGTGAACGGCCTCGACCCCGAGGGCGTGCTGTGGATCCGCAACCTGCTGACCGGCCTGGCCGCCGAGGGCCGGACGGTCTTCGTGTCCTCGCACCTGATGAGCGAGGTCGCGCTGGTCGCCGACCACCTGATCGTGGTCGGCCGGGGCCGGCTGCTGGCCGACACCACGGTGCAGGACCTGGTCCGGCAGGCGGGCGGCGACCGGGTGACGGTCGCCTCCGCCGACCCGGCCCGGCTGCGCGAGGCGCTCACCGGTCCGGGTGTCGAGATCACCGGCCTGGCCGGCTCCGAGGAGTTGGAGGTCGCCGGGCTGACGGCCCGTCGGATCGGCACGGTGGCCGCCGAGCTCGGCATCGCGCTGTACGAACTCGCCACCCGCACCGTCTCGTTGGAGCAGGCCTTCATGGACCTCACCCGGGACGCCGTCGAGTACCACGGCTCCACCACCGCCGACACCCCGAGGAGCGCCGCGTGACCGCCATCGCCCCGAGCCCCGCCGCGCCGTCCGCCGAGCGGCCCGCCCGTCCGCCGTACCGGGTGACCGCCGTGCGGGTGCTGCGCGCCGAGTGGGCCAAGATGTGGTCGCTGCGCTCGACCTGGATCACCCTCGGCCTCGGCCTGTTCTTCCTGGTGGCGTTCGGCCTGATCGCCGCGTACCAGTTCAAGTCCCGGCTGACCGACGGCCGCCCGATGGACCGGGACTTCGCCGACGCGACGGCGCTCAGCCTGTCCCTGTTCGGCACCAACTTCGCGCAGCTCGCGCTCGGCGTGCTCGGCGTGCTGGTCGCCGCCGGCGAGTACTCGACCGGCATGATCCGCTCCACGCTGGCCGCGGTGCCGCGCCGCCTGCCGGTGCTGTGGTCCAAGGCGCTGGCGTACGGCGCGGTCGCCCTGGTGCTGTCCACGGTCGGCGTGTTCGTGGCCTTCCTGATCGGCAGCGGCATCCTCTCCGGGACCCGCGCCGCGATGACCCTGTCCGACGCCGGCGCGGTCCGCGGGCTGCTCGGCGCGGGCCTGTTCCTCGGCCTGGTCGGGGTGATCGGGGTCGCGCTGGGCATGCTGCTGCGCTCGGTGGCGGGCGGCATCTCGGTGCTGGTCGCCTCGCTGATGCTGGTGCCCGGCCTGGTGTCGCTGCTGCCCACGTCCTGGCACAGCCACATCAGCCCGTACCTGCCCTCCAACGCGGGCGAGGCGATGTTCGCCCTGCACCACGACTCCACCACGCTCTCCCCCGGCGCGGGCCTGGCCGTGTTCCTGCTCTGGACGGTCGCCGCACTGGCCGGCGCCGCCACCCGGCTGACCCGCAGCGACGCCTGACCGGTCGCCTGGCAGACTGACCCGGCCCGGCGCCCCCTCGGACCTGCTCCGGCGGGCGCCGGGCCGTACCTCGTTCGCCCCCTCCTGGGACTGGTGAGACCCGTGCACGAGCAGGACCCCACCGGCGGCCTGCCGCCCTGGCCGGGCACCGGAGCCGGCCACCCGCTGTTCGACCGGCTCGCCCGGGCCGCCCAGCGCCTGCGCGGCCTCGACCGCCGCTACCCGTGGCTGCTGGACGCCGCCGTGGTCGCCGCGTCCTTCCTGCTCTTCTGCATGCCCGAACTCGTGCACGGCGACGAGGACGGCCCGCGCGAGCACCGGATCGCCTTCACCCAGCTCCCGCCGGCCGCGGTCCTCGCCCTCCAGGCCGGCCTGCTGCTCCCCCTGCTGTGGCGCCGCCGCCGGCCCACCACCGCGTTCGCCGTGATCACCGCGGTGTTCGTGCTGCAGTGGTCGCTCGGCGCGGCCCTGCGCGCGGACGTGGCGCTGCTGCTCGCCCTGTACGCGGTGGCGCTGTACGGGCGGCCCCGCGACCTGGCCCGGGCGTGCGCCGCCGTCGCCGCCGGGATCACGGTCGTCGCGGTCCGGCTGTCCGACGCCGTCTCGGTCTGGGACAGCCTGTTCTTCCTGGCCGCCGCCGTGACCGCCGCCGTCGCCCTCGGCATCGCCGTCCGGATGCGGCGCGCCCAGCTGGCCGGGCTGCGCGAGCGCGCGGCCCGGCTGGAGATCGAGCGCGACCAGCGCAGCCGGCTCGCCGCCGCCACCGAACGCACCCGGGTGGCCCGCGAGATGCACGACATCATCGGCCACAACCTGTCCGTGATCATCACCCTGGCCGACGGGGGCGCGTACGCCGCCCGCTCGGCGCCCGAGCGCAGCCGCGAGGCGCTGCAGCTGATCGGCGACTCGGGCCGGCAGGCGCTCGGCGAGCTGCGCCGGATGCTCGGGGTGCTCCGCGAACGCGACGCCGGCCCGGAACTCGCCCCGCAGCCCGGCATTCCCGACCTCGACGCGCTGTGCGCCCGGATCCGGGCGGCCGGTCCGGAGGTCACCTACCGCTCGCAGGGCGAACTGGACGGGCTGGACCGCGGCGTCCAGCTGATGGCGTACCGGATCGTCCAGGAGGCGCTGACCAACGCCCTCAAGCACGCCGGGCCCGCCACCCGCGCCCGGGTCGCCGTCGCCCTGGACGCCGACCGGCTGTGGGTGCGGGTCGACGACAGCGGCCCGCCCGGCGACCCGGCCCCGGCCGCGCCGCCCGGCGAGGGGCACGGCCTGGCCGGGATGCGCGAGCGGGCCGCGGTGTACGGCGGCAGCGTCGCGGCCGGGCCGGTGCCCGGCGGGGGCTGGTCGGTGCTCGCCGACCTCGACGTCGCGCCCGCCCCCGACCCGGCCGGAGGCCCGCTGTGACGACCGTCCTGATCGTGGACGACCAGCCGCTGCAGCGCTTCGGCTTCCGGATGCTGCTGGAGAGCCAGCCCGACACCTCGGTGGCCGGCGAGGCCGGGCACGGCGCGGAGGCCGTCCGCCTCACCGCCGAACTGCGGCCCGACGTGGTGCTGATGGACATCCGGATGCCCGGCATGGACGGCATCGAGGCGACCCGCCTGATCATCGCCTCCGGCGGCCGCTCCCGGATCCTGGTCCTGACCACCTTCGACCTCGACGAGTACGCCCACGCGGCGCTGCGGGCCGGCGCCAGCGGCTTCCTGCTCAAGGACGCCCGCCCCGAGGAGCTGCTCGCCGGCATCCGCTCCGTCGCCGGCGGCGACGCCGTGGTCGCCCCCGCCGTCACCCGTCGCCTGCTCGACGCCTACGCCCACCACCTGCCGGTACGCCCCGCCGCCGCGGCCGTCGACGACCCGCGGCTCGCCCCGCTCACCGGCCGCGAGCGCGAGATCCTGCTCGCCATCGGCCAGGGCTGGACCAACGGCGAGATCGCCCACCGCCTGGTCCTCTCCGAGTCCACCGTCAAGACCCACGTCGGCCGGGTCCTGGCCAAGATCGGCGCCCGCGACCGCGTCCAGGCGGTGATCTTCGCCTACGACCTCGGCCTGACCCGCCCCAACCCGCCGCTCTGACCGGCCTGCCCCGGACTACGCTCGGCCCACCGTCCCGGGCCGGGCCTGCGCGGGCAGCCGGCCCGCGCGGACGGACGCCCACTGCAGCAGGGCGGCGGTCGCGGCCAGCGCGACCGCCAGGGCCGGGACCAGCGGGCCCGCCGCGCCGCTGCGCAGGGCGGCGGAGAACGGCAGGGCCAGCACCGGCAGCGCCACCGCCGGGCCGGCGGCGTACCACGCGACGAACAGCGCGATGCCGGTGCTGCCGCCGGTGGGCTGCGGGGAGCGGTAGAGCAGGTCGCGGCGGGCCGCCCCGCGGCAGGCGTTGACCAGTCCGGCCGCGACCAGGGCCGGCACCGCGAGCGGCGCGAGCCAGGCCGACGGCCCGCCGCCGAGGGCCAGCACCACGGCCGAACCGGCCGCCGCGAGGACCAGGCCGAGGAGCGTCGGCACCACGGCGTGACGCAGCATCAGGCCGGTGAACGGGTACGGGGACCAGGAGGAGCGGCGCACGTCGTCGGTCTCGATCCGGGCGGGCTCCAGCAGCTGGGCCACCGCCAGGTAGCCGAACAGCAGCGCGAGGACGGCGACCGCCCAGGAGAGCACGCCCCGGGTGTCGTGGACCAGCACCGCGCACAGCAGCGCGGGCACCGTCAGCAGGACGGCGCGCCCGAGCCGTGCGGGGGCCCGGAGCAGCGAGAGGGCGTCGCGCCAGTACAGGATCAGCCAGCTCCGGCGGGGTGCGGGCAGCCGGAGGCGGAGCTGCCGGTCGCCGCCGGACGCGCCGGTGACGGCCAGCCGGGCGGCCCGCAGCTCGACCGTGCGCAGCGCCGCCAGCACCCCGGCCGCGGTCCGGGCCCGCTCGCGCAGCAGGGCGAGCGGGACGGTGCCGACGGCCCGGTCCGCGAGCACCAGGAGGAGCGCGGTCGGCAGCACCAGCAGGACGGCGGCGACCGCACCGCCCGGGACGGCGGCGGGCGTCGGGGCCAGGGCGGCGAGCCCGGCCCAGCCCCACGGGCCGGACCACAGTTCGACCCGCTCCAGCCAGTGCACGGGGTGCCCGGCGACGGCCAGCGCGCTCTGCGTGGCCAGGCCGAGGATCAGCACCGTCGCGTACGGCGTCAGCCGGCGCGCCCAGCGGGCGGCCGGCGCGCTGCGCTGCACCTGGAGCCCGGCGCAGACGCCCAGCAGCGGCAGGCAGGCCCCGCCGGCCAGGCACCAGCCGAGCGCGGCGGGCAGGCCGGTGCGGACGGTCAGCCCGAGCGCCACCATGCCGCCGACGGCGATCAGCAGCCCGGGCAGGACGGCCAGCCCGCAGGACAGCCAGAACCACGGCCGCAGCACCGCGCGGGGCCGGACGGGGTGCGCGAGCAGCCAGTCGGAGGTGGCCCGGGGCGGCACAACGGGCCCGCGCCACAGTCCGTCGCGGACGGCCAGCAGCAGGGTGGCCAGCCCGGCGGCGGCGATGCCGCTGGGCATGGCGGCCAGCAGGTCCGGGCCGTGCGCGGTGTAGTCGGCGCCCATCGAGGCCTGCAGGAACAGGCCGAAGCTGGGGATGCCGCCCCAGATCACCAGGATCAGCAGGGTGCAGTACAGCCCGAAGCCGACCTGCTTGAGGCGGTTGCGGCGGTGCGGTGCGCGCAGGGCGCGCAGCACCGCCAGCGCCTCGTCGGTCCAGTCGTCGTCCGCCGACCACTCGGCGGCGGTGCCCTCGTCCTCGGCTTCCAGCGGGTCCGGGGCGTCGGTGGCGGCCACGGCCTCGGCGCGGCTCACCGGGCCACGGCCGGGGCGTCCGTGCGGTCGGCGAGGATCTCGGCGGGCGCGCCCTGCCGGACGATCCGCCCGTCCTC
The DNA window shown above is from Streptomyces sp. TLI_171 and carries:
- a CDS encoding ABC transporter permease, encoding MWSLRSTWITLGLGLFFLVAFGLIAAYQFKSRLTDGRPMDRDFADATALSLSLFGTNFAQLALGVLGVLVAAGEYSTGMIRSTLAAVPRRLPVLWSKALAYGAVALVLSTVGVFVAFLIGSGILSGTRAAMTLSDAGAVRGLLGAGLFLGLVGVIGVALGMLLRSVAGGISVLVASLMLVPGLVSLLPTSWHSHISPYLPSNAGEAMFALHHDSTTLSPGAGLAVFLLWTVAALAGAATRLTRSDA
- a CDS encoding sensor histidine kinase, which codes for MHEQDPTGGLPPWPGTGAGHPLFDRLARAAQRLRGLDRRYPWLLDAAVVAASFLLFCMPELVHGDEDGPREHRIAFTQLPPAAVLALQAGLLLPLLWRRRRPTTAFAVITAVFVLQWSLGAALRADVALLLALYAVALYGRPRDLARACAAVAAGITVVAVRLSDAVSVWDSLFFLAAAVTAAVALGIAVRMRRAQLAGLRERAARLEIERDQRSRLAAATERTRVAREMHDIIGHNLSVIITLADGGAYAARSAPERSREALQLIGDSGRQALGELRRMLGVLRERDAGPELAPQPGIPDLDALCARIRAAGPEVTYRSQGELDGLDRGVQLMAYRIVQEALTNALKHAGPATRARVAVALDADRLWVRVDDSGPPGDPAPAAPPGEGHGLAGMRERAAVYGGSVAAGPVPGGGWSVLADLDVAPAPDPAGGPL
- a CDS encoding PhzF family phenazine biosynthesis protein; amino-acid sequence: MRIRIVDAFTDRPFSGNPAGVVLFDSESFPADDWLQRVAAEVNLSETAFAHPLPPGGEADWALRWFTPATEVDMCGHATLATAHVLHRTGAATGTVRFTARCGVLTATPEPDGAITLDFPTSPLTPAPTPEGLAGALGAEPVAVHDTAAAIGDLLVELADETTVRELAPDLAALAAAPLSARGIIATAAADDPDGAYQFVSRCFFPAIGIDEDPVTGSAHTALAPHWSARFGREDLTGLQGGARTGLVRTRLRGPRTLLTGHAVTVVDGELHA
- a CDS encoding DUF6297 family protein is translated as MSRAEAVAATDAPDPLEAEDEGTAAEWSADDDWTDEALAVLRALRAPHRRNRLKQVGFGLYCTLLILVIWGGIPSFGLFLQASMGADYTAHGPDLLAAMPSGIAAAGLATLLLAVRDGLWRGPVVPPRATSDWLLAHPVRPRAVLRPWFWLSCGLAVLPGLLIAVGGMVALGLTVRTGLPAALGWCLAGGACLPLLGVCAGLQVQRSAPAARWARRLTPYATVLILGLATQSALAVAGHPVHWLERVELWSGPWGWAGLAALAPTPAAVPGGAVAAVLLVLPTALLLVLADRAVGTVPLALLRERARTAAGVLAALRTVELRAARLAVTGASGGDRQLRLRLPAPRRSWLILYWRDALSLLRAPARLGRAVLLTVPALLCAVLVHDTRGVLSWAVAVLALLFGYLAVAQLLEPARIETDDVRRSSWSPYPFTGLMLRHAVVPTLLGLVLAAAGSAVVLALGGGPSAWLAPLAVPALVAAGLVNACRGAARRDLLYRSPQPTGGSTGIALFVAWYAAGPAVALPVLALPFSAALRSGAAGPLVPALAVALAATAALLQWASVRAGRLPAQARPGTVGRA
- a CDS encoding ABC transporter ATP-binding protein, which codes for MIEAQQLTKRYGEKTAVDGLDFTVKPGTVTGFLGPNGAGKSTTMRMVVGLDAPTSGSVRVNGRRYAEHAAPLQEVGALLEAKSIHPGRSAFNHLMALAHTHGIPRARVDEVIELTGLQAVAGKRAGAFSLGMGQRLGIAAALLGDPATVMLDEPVNGLDPEGVLWIRNLLTGLAAEGRTVFVSSHLMSEVALVADHLIVVGRGRLLADTTVQDLVRQAGGDRVTVASADPARLREALTGPGVEITGLAGSEELEVAGLTARRIGTVAAELGIALYELATRTVSLEQAFMDLTRDAVEYHGSTTADTPRSAA
- a CDS encoding response regulator transcription factor, whose translation is MTTVLIVDDQPLQRFGFRMLLESQPDTSVAGEAGHGAEAVRLTAELRPDVVLMDIRMPGMDGIEATRLIIASGGRSRILVLTTFDLDEYAHAALRAGASGFLLKDARPEELLAGIRSVAGGDAVVAPAVTRRLLDAYAHHLPVRPAAAAVDDPRLAPLTGREREILLAIGQGWTNGEIAHRLVLSESTVKTHVGRVLAKIGARDRVQAVIFAYDLGLTRPNPPL